One Elusimicrobiaceae bacterium genomic window, AGCCCGTAGATCGTGGGCGCGTTCTTGACAAAAATGGAACACTGCATCCTGCGCGCCATCCGGGTAAGACTGGCGATGTTCGTGGAATGCATCGCGGCGGTATGGCGGTTATACCCTTCCGCGTGATAGGCCAGCTCCAGCGCGGCGTCGAGATCCGGAGCTATCGTGACCGGCAGCACCGGCATCAGCTGTTCGGCCCACACCAGCGGATGATCGTTGGGCACCACGCTCCAGAGCACGCGCACGCTGTCGGGCAGGTCAAGACCTATCGCTTTGGCTATGAATCCGGCGTTATGGCCTACATAATCGCGGTTCATCACCGCTTCATGCCCGTCCGCCGCGCGCTTTTTGATGACGATATCCGTGAGCCTGTCGAACTGCTCGCGGCTCAGCTCGCGCGCGCCGGCATTGGCGCGCAAAGCGGCAAGGAATTTTTCTTTCGCTGACTCCAGCACAATCACTTCCTTCTCCGCCGTGCACAGCACGCCGTTATCGAAACTCGCGCCGAACACTATATGGTTCGCGCAGTCGGGAAACACGGCGGTTTCGTCCACCACAACCGGCGGATTGCCCGGCCCCGCCGCGATCACCTTGCAGGTTTTGCCGGTGCTCATCGCCACTTTCACGATAGCCGGGCCGCCCGTAACAAGGTTGAGGTTTGTGCCGGGATGGGACAGCAGCGCTTTGGTCGCCTCCTGCGAAGGCTCCTCCACGGTCGCCACCACGTTCGCCGGACCGCCCGCCGACAGAATCGCGCCGTTAATAAGTCGCACCGCTTCGGCGGTGGTTTTTTTGGCGGCCGGATGCGGAGCAAAAACAACCGCGTTGCCGCCGGCGAGAATAATAATGGAATTATTGATCACGGTGGCGGCCGGGTTGGTGGACGGAGTCACCGCCGCCACCACGCCGAACGGCGCGAACTCGACCAGAGTCAGTCCCTTGTCGCCGGTATAGCACTGAGAAACGATGTCGGACACGCCGGGGCTTTTGACGGCGCAGATGATGTTTTTCCGCACCTTGTCCTCGTAACGGCCCATGCCGGTTTCCTCATGCGCCATTCTGGCGAGCTTCTGCGCGTTTGCCGCCGCCGCTTCGCGGATGGCCTTTATGATCTCGCGGCGCTTTTCCACGCCCAGTTCCTGAAACACAGCCTGCGCGGCGCGCGCGGCGGATACGGCTTCATCCACCGTCTTAAACACTCCGCCGCCGGAACCACCGGGCTCCGCCGCTGTTTCAAGCCGCTTGAGCACTTCGCCGACTATCCTGCCGATATCCCGCTCGTTCATATAAAGCTCCCGCTACCTACCTGCGCGCCGGATCCGCGCTTTTGCGGAACACCGGCTTGCCGCCGTTTTCAATGGAATCCACAATGCCGAAAATCGTGCAGTCCACCGGGCGCGATTCGGTCAGCGCGGTCTGCCGGGCCGAGGAACCCTGCACCAGCAGCACCAGTTCGCCTTCGCCCGCGCCCACCGCGTCCACCGCGACCAGCGGGTTGCCCCTGGGGGCGCCGCCCACATCCACCGGCTGCACAAGCAGCAGTTTCGCGCCTACAAGTTTTTCTTCCTTGCGCGTGCACACCACGGTGCCGGTAACTCTTGCGAAAAGCATAAACTCTCCTTGCCGATCCGCCCGGCCGCGGCAAAAAATGCCTGCGGGCGGAACTCCGTGAAAATGTCGGCCCGCGCCGGGCGGCCGCCCGGCGCGAACCTAAACGGCGTTATTTCTTTTTCGCTTCAGCAATGGGAAATTTGCCTTCCAGGTCGCCGTGCGGCTGCGGGATGACATGCACGCTGACCACTTCGCCCACGCGCTGGGCGGCGGCGGCTCCGGCATCGCAGCTGGCGCGGCAGGCGGCCACTTCGCCGCGGAACAGCACGGTGCACAGCCCGCTCCCGATTTTTTCATAACCCACGATAGTGACGCTCGCCGCCTTGGCGGCTGCGTCCGCGGCTTCCACGCAGGGCACGAGCCCTTTGGTTTCAATCATTCCTAACGCTTCCATGGTGCTACCTCCGTTATTTAAAACTGCCCGACTGGTCAGACGATAAATATTTTGTCGCCGTTCTTGAGCATGGCGGCGTTGGCTTCTTCCATGTCGAAATGCGCTTCCAGCGCGAAACTGCCGCTCACGCGGCAGAGCACCTGCTCAAAAACCAGCTCCCGCTCGGTGCCGCAGCCGCAGCGCACGCGCACCAGCTCGCCGTCCCTGACGTCGAACCCCGCCGCGTCAGCCTCCGACAGGTGAATGTGCCGCTTGGCCACAATCACGCCGGAGGTGATGGTCACGGAACCTTTCGGGCCGGTCACTTTAAGCCCCGGCGTGCCCGCCAGTTTTCCGGAATCGCGCACCACGGGGCTTACGCCCAGCCTGATCGCGTCCGACACGGAAACCTCAACCTGTGTCTGCGCGCGGTACGGACCCAGAATACGCACCCTGTCAATTTTACCCTTGTCCCCTTCCAGCGTCACCACTTCCTCGCAGGCGTACTGGCCGGGCTGAGCCAGATCTTTTTTGACGGTCAGCCTGGAATCCGCGCCGAAAAGAACCTTGAAATCGCTCTCCGTAACGTGTATGTGCCTGTTTGATATGCCTACTGGTATCGGTTTTTCTGATCTTTTCATATGCTGTTTTATCACGGTTGCTATTTTAGATGTTAGTTCCGAGTTCATACTTATCCCTGTGCTTTCGCCAGCACTTCCCGGAAATTGATGATCCGCAGAAAATCTGCGGCCTTGAGGCTTGCTCCGCCGACAAGCGCGCCGTCCACGTCGGGCTGCATCATGATGCTGTCAATGTTGTCCGGCTTGACCGAGCCGCCGTACAGTATCCGCACCGCCCCGGCAAAAGCATCCGACACAAGCCCCGCAACCTGCCTGCGGATGAACAGGTGCGCGTCCTGCGCCTGCTCGGGTGTCGCGGTTTTCCCCGTGCCGATCGCCCACACCGGCTCATACGCTATAACCAGCGCGGACAGCTGTTCCGGCTTAAACCCTTTCAGCCCGCCGGCGAGCTGGGTTTCCAGCACGCGGTAGGTTTTATTGGCTTCGCGCTCGTCAAGCGTTTCTCCCACGCACAGCACGGGCGCCAGCCCGTGGCGGAGCGCGGCGGAAATCTTTTTGTTCACAAGCTCGTCAGTGTCGCCGAACACGCTGCGCCGTTCGGAATGGCCTATGATAACGTGCGTGCACCCGGCATCCTTCAGCTGCACCGGCGACACCGCGCTGGTAAACGCGCCCTTGTCTTCCCAATGGGTATCCTGAGCCGAGAGGATAATACCGCTGCCTTTCAGCGCTTCCGACACCACCGCCAGCGCGGTGAATGACGGCGCCACCATCACTTCGGCCCTGCAGCCGGGCTCCAGGCCCCGCTTAAGCGCGGTCACCAGCTCAACCGCTTCGTTAAGGGTGTTGAACATTTTCCAGTTTCCGGCGATTAATGCTTTCCTTGTCATGTGATTCGGTTCCTTGTAGTCAGTCTGTCCACGATAGTCGCGGTCTGTATTATAATAATATTATATTTACCTTTATAGCAAGTTTTTTGAAAACCTGGCAAGAGAAGCGGCGTCAGTCCACTATTTCACGGCCTGCAGCAGTATCGCCACGCCGTCATGATCGCCGGACGACAAATCACGCTCGCCCAGTATTGCGTTATCCAGCCGGACAAAATCCTTAACCAGATAGCGCCCGGTCCGGTTCATCCGCCAGCCGAAATCATCGCGCGCCTGATTAAACGAAACGAATTTATGTTCCGGTCTGGGCGCGAAATGCACTTTTTCCCGGCTGAAAGCGGCTAAAAACCAGTACTGGCCCCGGTACTGTACCGGCCCGAATATCCTGCCGTGATTATTCGTTTCCTCAAACACTTTGTTGGCGAAAGAATGCCGCCGGCGGCTGGGAAACTGCGGAACCAGCACGCCATTGATAAAACCCATATAATCGGAGCTGTGCCCGTAGCGGTCTTTATAATCCGCCGCCTCGCAGGCCGCCAGCAGCCGCGCTTCGGCGTTCCCGGCGGACGACGCATGTGAGTCCGCTATTATGACGTTAATCGGTTCGTTAAGCGTTTTTCCCTCAAACGCAATGCCAAGCCAGTCGGCTTTCTTTCCGTCATGCCGGAACATCCAGCCGTTCAGCGGCGGCAGGCCCTCTATATGCAGCTGCGCGGGAACCTGAACATCCGGACGCGGCGCCTCCGGCGCGGAAATTTCCGCGCCCCGCGCCGCCGCGATACAGCACAGCCCGACAACAAGCATCCCGGTGAAAATTTTTTTTATTTTAGCCATCCCGCCCTGTCCCCGACAAACAATATTCTTGCCGTGCCTGCCGGCCCGACCACGCGAACAGCCTCAAAAAAACGTCTCGGCCGCGGATTGATCCCTGTTAATTTTACAACAAATACAACCCTGTGCCGGCTTGTCCGCTCTCCGGGCGTGCGCCCCGGCCCCCGGGTGACTGCCGCTATCCGCCCGGCTGGCGCGCCTGTCAGGCAATCCACTTATGCCGAAACTGCCGTTCTCTCCGTAACAAAACACTCCGCAGCCCTTACGCATGACGGCGTTTGCAGCCGCGTACGCCCGGGCGTAGCCATTGAATATTTATTGCGCGGCAGGCGCGGGTGCAGGCGCGGTTTGCGCGGCGAGGCTGACGGCGCGGTAAAAATTGACGCGGCCCCAGCCGTTGGCGTCGTCGCGCCCGGGCGGAGCGAAATCGTCCGCGGTTTTGCGGATGATCTCCGCCGTCTGCTCCGCGGTCAGCGCGGGGTTGGCCGAGCGCACCAGCGCCGCCAGCCCCGCGGCAAACGCCACGGAAATGGAAGTGCCGCCGGCGGGATAAACCTCGTATTCCCCGGTAAATTTAACGTCGTACGGCCCGCGCGGGCCATCGGACACCTTATACCAGGCGGGCTCGTGCGGATTGGCGACCACCACCTCCATGCACGGAGCCAGCACATCAAGATCGGGGCCGTAATTCGTGCCCTGGGTGTAATTTTTTCCTTTCTGGTTTGTCGTTTGAGTCCACACCGCGCCACCTACCGAGCAGCCGGTAACGAGCGTGGCGGCGTTCGGGCCGGGATAGTCTTTTATATAATCGGCGTTGTTGCCCGCTCCGACGATCATGATCACGTCGTGCGCGGCGGCGTAAGCCATGGCGTCTTCAAGCTGTTTTAGGTCGTCGCCTTCCAGCCCGGCGAGCATAAGGCTCATGGCAATAACCTTCGCGCCGGAGTCGGTCAGCGCGCGCAGGCCGCCCGCTACGGAACTGGAGGCGTATTGAAGCCATTTTTTATCGAACTCTTCCAGTTCGCTTTTTTTATCTTCAAGGCTTTTCTCATATTCCCCGGCGGTGGCGGCCGGATGTTCGGCAAAATATTTTACGCGGTATCTGGTGCGCCAGTGCTCGATAATGCCCATATCCGCGCCAAGCATTTCGGAATCCGGGCAGAGGCCGCTCATGCCGCCGTCAACCGGCACGGCGCCTATTATGGAAGCGATGAACGTGCCGTGCGCCAGAGTGCGCATGTCGGTCGGATGGTGCGCGCCGGGATAACTGTAAACCTGCCGGATGCGGCCTTTAAGTCCCGGATGGTCATAATCGAACCCGCCGTCAATAATGCCGATTGTGACTCCCTTGCCGCCCGCCATGATCCAGGCTTCGTTGACCCCGAGCAGATCAAAATAAACGGTCTGTTTCTCCGTCCATGCGCCGGACGGCCCGGCCGGCGCGCCCGCACAGCCCGCCAGCATTGCCGTCGCGGCGAGCGCCGCGAGCGAAAAGATATTTTTCATGTTTTACGGGTCTCCGTTTCGGGTTCCGCGGAATTGATGCAGGTTTTCGGCCGCAGGTTCATGCGGCCGGCGAATTCCGCGGCCCGTGCGGAATCCATCCACCGGCATCCGCCTTTTTCCGCGGCGGTTTTAAGGCCGCGCAGCACGCAGTTGGCGCAATAGCTGAAATCCGGGCAGTCGCCGCAGATTTCCGGCTTGGGGCCGGGCAGTGCGGCGAACCGGTTGCCGATCCCGGAACTGAAAATCTCCTCGAAACCCTGCCTGCCGATATCGCCGAGCGACAGGCTTTTGTCAAACATCACGCAGGGGCGGAGCGTGCCGTCCGGCCCGAGCGTAACGGTACGGTGCACCAGCCCGCAGTTGCCCTTGCGCACGCTGTTCTGCTGGGCGGAGTTGGCGGTTACAAGAAAATCCCGGTTCTCTTCGAAAACGCGGTCGTAATATTCGAAATAGCGCGCGCTGTCGGACATTTTTTTTATCTGCACGATCGCGCTTTCGCCCGCCCGGCCCACGTCATAGACCATGCTGTAGGTGAACTTTGTCGCGCCGAGCTCGCGCGCCAGCCGGATCGTGTCTTCTATGTCGAAAAAATTTTCCAGCGTCACGCTCATGCCCACGCGGATGAAAAACCCGCGCTCCGCCAGCAGTTTTATGGCGCGGGTGGTGCGCTCAAACGCATCGGGCCGGCCGCGGAACCGGCTGTGGAATTCCGGGCGGTGGCTGTCGAGGCTGACAGCCACGACCATGTTATCCTTGTACTGCGCCAGCCGGTCGGCTTTCGGTTTTGTAAGCCCGTAGGCGTTGGTCAGCACGCCGAAATTGCTGGTGTGGGCGTGGCACCACTCGACGATTTGAAAAAAATCAGGGTGCAGCGTGGCCTCTCCGCCGGTCAATTCCACCACACTGCCGCCGTGCGCGTAAAATTCGTTGAGGTAGCGCATCAGAACAGCCGTGTCAATATAGCGGTCTTTTTCCGGCGAGCTGGCGCGGTAGCAGTGTTCGCAGCGCAGGTTGCAGCGGCTGGTAAGCTCAACGGTGGTATGCTCCGGGCAGAACCAGTCGCAACTGCCGCAAATCCGCACGCCGGCCGGTGCGGCCGGCGTATCCGACACCGCCAGGAGTCCGCCTTCAACCGCGGCGGACAGGAAAACCAGCCCGTCCCGTTCCGACAGCCGGTTCCGCGGGTAGCGGGCGTTATGTTCCCGTATCATCGCCTCGACGGAGCTCGCGCCCGTGCAGAATTGAAGCAGGCGCGCGCCGTCGGCATTGACGGCGCGCTTTAAGGTTCTGCGCCAGGGCGAGTTGTCCCGGTCCCGCAGGCCGGGAATGCTCAAAGTCGCTCCTTTCGGGGTTTTCTGAAGGCATGTGCCGTTCTTGAGATGGCAGAATGACCGGGAATTGACGTTCATATAGCAACAGTTTACATTATTCGGCCGGATTTAGAAATTCGGAACGGAGTCCGCGCCAGAATCCCTTTGCGCCGGGCCGTGAAAACAGCGTTTTAAAATGCTATCGTAACTGCATGAAGACCGCAGAGAAGATTTCTTATTTTTTTATGATCGCCATGCTGCTGGTGACCGTCATATTTCATCTGGCGCATGTGATGCTGGCCAGCCTGTTCGCTTTCATGCTGATGGAGTTCTTTTTCCGGCTGATAAAAAAAATGCGGCTGCCTGATTTTCCCGCCCGCACCGCGACCGCGATAGCCTTTCTGCTGGCGGTGGCGGTGGTGGCCGTGGTTTTCGTCAAATTCCTGAAACAGACCCTGCTGACCTTTCCGGGCATCGTCGAGAGCGCGCTGCCGCAGGTATCGGCTTTGGCGCAGCGTTACGGCATTGAGCTGCCGTTCAGCAGTTTCGGCGAATTGCGGGAGCTGCTTAACAGCAGAATTCTGGGCCATGCTTTAACCATCACGAAAGCGAGCACGTTTCTGACCAGAGAGGCGTTTCATATCGCGATCGGGATCGTGGCGGTGGTGCTGTTTTTCATAAGCGGCAAGCCGCCGCAGTACTGCCCGAATCTGTTCGACGCGGTGCGCCGCGAAACCAACCGCCGGATCCGCAAGTTCATGCACAGTTTCGAACGGGTGTTCGGCGCGCAGATCATCATTTCGTCCATTAACGCGGTGCTGACAATGGCGTTCCTTTACATTACGGGCATCCCGCATCTGGCCTTCCTGACCACCATGACGTTTCTGATAGGCATCATTCCCATTCTCGGCAATATCATTTCCAACTCGGTGATCGCGATAACCGCGCTGGGCATATCGTTCAACCTGGCGATGGTAGTGCTGGCGTATCTGGTGATCATCCACAAACTGGAATATTTCCTCAACAGCAAAATAATGGGCTCGAGCGTGCGGCTGCCGATGTGGCAGATGCTGCTGGCGATCCTGCTCGGCAACGTTATTATGGGCGTGTCGGGAATCATGCTGGCGCCGGCTTTGCTGCATTATATCAAGAGCGAACTAAAATCCATTCCGTGGAAAACGCCCGGCAGCCCGGCCGACCGGAAACAGTGCCCCGAATGAATCCTCGCGCCGGAATTTTGCCGGAATATCCGGCGGATCACTTGCCCGGATCGCGCGCGGGTTTTTATCCGCAAGTTCGGCAATCAAGTCTTTTATCCTGCCCCGGCTTATGCCGGGGGGTTCTGTTGGTCCAAACTTCGTTTGCCCAGCCAGCGGGGTTACCCGTCCAGGCCACTGCTTGAGCCATGCCATGCCGGCAATCATTAGGTCGTGCCGGCCAGCGCCGGGGTTTATGTGCGGAATTTATAAAAAACCGCCCGGCCGGTTCAACCGGCCGGGCGGACAGAACAAGATTCAGGTGTCAGTTCTCCGGTTCGGAGGCCGCGGGCGCGATTTCTGCCTGCGCTTTCATTTTCTGTTTTCTGCTTTCCAGCTTCTTCTGCCTTTTCCCAATCTTCTGCATTCGTTCCTCTTTGAGCTCCTTGCGCATGTCCTTGAGATCTCCTTTATGCGTTTTATGACAGCTCTTGAGCCCCGCCGCGTCCGCGGCGGCGGCGATGCAGGTTTTCAGCTGATTAAGCGAACTGATCCGCTCGTCTACCCGTTTGAGCGCCTCCTGCTTGCGCTGCGCGAAGTTGTCTTCTTTAACCGGAGCCGCAGTGTCAGCCTGGGCAAAAGCGCATACTCCGAACCCGAACCCAACCGCCAGCATCACTATTTTTCTCATTTGGTCAGTACCTCCCCTTTTTCCGATTATGGCTTCACAACCGCGTAATAATCAGGAAAATTGTGCATGCCCCACATTCCCCAGTCCGCATCCATGCCGGTCAGGCCCGACCGGTACGCCTTGAAATTGACGGGAGAATAAAGCAGCAGCTGGGGTATGTCGCGCTCGTATATCGCGTCAAGCGCGGAAAAAACGGTTTCGCGGGCCGGGCCGTCTTTATACAGCGTTTCCGCGCAAAGCCGGTCGGCCCGGGGATTGGAATAGCGCTGCATCCGCGGAATCAGCCCTTCGGAATGCATCAGCCCGAACGCATAATTGTAATAGTCCGGGTAATCCGGCTCGAATGTTTTTACGAACAGTGGCGCGCGGCCGGCGCGGATGTCCTGCTTGAAAAGCTCGGCCGAAACCGGGCGCGGATGCACTTCAAAACGCGGATTAAGGGCTTTAAGCGAGTCGGACAGAATATCCACGACCGCCTCCGCATCGGGATCGTCGAGCGGATATTCCGCGTCGCACCGGAACCCTTTTTCCCACAGCCGCCCCTCAAACGCGGTTTTCAGGCGCGCGGCGGCTTTTTCCGGATCCCGGTAATAGGCCGCCTTTTCCGGCGAGCCCGGCCGCGGAACCGGACTGGTCAGCCTCTTGCCCCTGCCTCGCAGCACCTCGGCGAAGTAGCGTTCATAGTCGAAAGCGTAGGCGAACCCTTTGCGGACATCGGCATCGGCGAAAAAGTCGGCCGGAATGCCCGTTCCGTCAAGCCGGCCGCTGCCGGTCATCGGGTTGGAGCCGGTTTCGACCTTGAACGAAAACGCAATGAACCGCCCGAGCGAGTAGTCCGGCAGCCCGTCCTTCACTGTTACATTCCGGAATTTTTCCAGGTCTTGCACGCTGGCGCGCCCGAATTCCGCGTAATCGGCGTCGCCGGTTTCGAGCATTATCTGGCGGTTCAGTTCCGACGGCTCGATAACGAATACCAGCTGGTCAAGCGGCGCGGGGGCGCGCCAGTACAGGTCGTGGCTGCCGAGCGTGAACTGGCCGGTCGTATCGTCGAAACTTTCAAGCGCGAACGGGCCGGTTCCGTTGGCGTGGTTTTTCAGATAGGAATTTTCCCGCGGGCGGTTGTTGTAGTTTTTCCAGGTGGTTTCCGCTCCGTCCCACTCGCCGTGCCGGGCGCACCAGTTTCTTGACACCACGCACGGCCACGCCGCCAGAACCGCCAGAAACGCGGGGAACGGTTTTTTCAGGGTTATGACGACATTGGCGCCGTCCACGCGCACCGCGCCGGCGGCTTCTTCAAAATCAAGCGTGATCCGGCCGGTTTTGTCGCGCGTGGAATTGATCCCCAGAATGGGATTGAGCAGAAGGCCGGACGGCCCTTCAATCCTGTCCGCCAGCATAAAGCGCAGCAGCGAATAGCGCACGTCCTGCGGCGTCATCTCCGTGCCGTCGTGGAATTTCACGCCTTTGCGGATCGGGAAAGTGTAGACGCGCCCGTCGGTGGAAATCAGCCCGTTGTTTTCTGTCGGAACCCGCTCCGCCAGCACAGGCTCGAATCCTGTGCGGTAGGACGAAGCGCCGAACCGCACAAGCGGCTCGTAGATATTCACCGCCGCCATCACGCTGTAGCGGTCGTACATATAAGCGGGATCAAGCGTGACCGGGCGGCGCGGCAGCGCGGTCACGAACACTCCGCCGGCAAACGCCGCCGGCCAGGCGCATAACACAGCCGCCAGAATGGTTTTTTTCAAAATCTTTTCAAAGGTATGGAGTATCATAATAATCAGTTGAGAAGCTGCCCGTCAGTCGAGTAAACCAGCGAAAGCCTGCGATACTGGCCGTAATCGGCCGCGCCGGTCATGAGTTTCACGCCCAGCTCGATATTGCCGTTATACATCAGATGCAGCAGCTGCGCGTAGCTGTTGTTGCTGCCGTCGCCGTATTCGGCGGACCAGACGCAGCCGCCGTTGCGGTCGTACTTCCAGAGCTTGGCTTTGTAGCGGCCGGACGGTCCGCGGATTTGCCCGCAGGCATAAATATTGCCGGCTCCGTCCACGGCCAGCGCCACGGGAATAATCTGGGCGCCGGCGTCGAACGCGGTTTCCCAGGTCAGGAAATTGCGGTAGCTGTAGGCGGCCAGCGCGAGCGTTTTATATCCGTCCATCTGGCGCGCGGCCAGTATTACAAGATTATCCGGCCCGGTCACCGCGGCAACCGGTTTCTGGCTCAGCAAGGACACATAATCCGTTTCCCAGACCAGATAGCCCGCGCCGTCAAGCCGGGAAATATGGATGTAATCCTTTCGTCCGTCGAATCTGGCGGTTGCGGAGTAAAAGTTGCCCGATGAATCGGTTGCGTAAGTGCTGCGCGATTCCTGCGCCGCAGCCGGCGCGCACAATAGCGCTGTCAGAAGCAGTATCCTTGGGATCATAAGGAAATTATACAAACAAAAAGCCCGGCAATACCGCCCGTATCATGCCGGCCGGCCCGGCATGATAGTTTTATATAATGATCAAATGGATACTGTACACGAATTCGCTCCGGCCAAAATCAATCTGTTTCTTGAAGTCACGGGCCGCCGGCCCGATGGCTATCATGAGCTTGATACCCTGTTCGCCAAGCTGAATTATGGCGACCGCCTGGAAATATCGGCCGGGCCGGATCTTTGCGGCGTGGAATTGGAGCTGACAAACAAAAGCGGGTGCGAACTGCCGGGCGGCGGCGACAATCTGGCCGTGAAAGCCGCAACTGCCTATCTCACGGAGTTCGGGATAGCCGACGGAGTGCGGCTGAGGCTGGAAAAACATATCCCGACCGGCGCGGGGCTGGGCGGCGGCTCGTCCGACGCGGGCGCGGTTCTTCGCGGGCTCGACCGCCTGTACGGGGGCGAAGGCCTGCCCAATCTGCCCAGGCTGACGCAACTGGGCGCGCGGCTGGGCGCGGATGTGCCGGTTTTTATCCGTCCCGAGCCGTTCTGGCGCGGCCGCGGAATTGGCGACCTTCTGGAACCGGTGCCTGTAAAAACCGTTATGCCGCATGTTGTGCTTGTCTATCCGGGTGAAGGAGTTTCAACCGCCGCGGCCTATAAACGGCTGCGGCCCGGCAGCCCGGACGAGATATTGACAAACTGCCGTTCCCTTAATAAAATGGTAGATAGCCTAGGAGAGGGGGAAACTCTTCCGGGGTGGAAGTCGCTGTTATATAACAGACTTGAGAAAGCGGTTCTGCCGGTTTGGACCTCAGTGGCGGAAGTGAAGAGCGAGCTGGAGTCGCTCGGTGCGGATGCCGTGTTGATGAGCGGGTCGGGGGCGACAGTGTTCGCGCTTAGTGACAGGGGAGAATTGGCTGGAGAGATAGCTTTGCGGGCCCGAAAACCGGGCCGGCGGGTTATTAAAACGGCTTTCCTTAGGAGAGGAAGCAATGGAGATTACGGAGATCAGAATACATCTGATGAACGAGGATAGGCTGAAAGCGTTTGCCAGCGTGACATTTGACAATAGCTTTGTGGTGCGCAACATGAAGGTCGTGCAGGGCAATAAAGGGATATTTTTGTGCATGCCGTCCCGG contains:
- the ispE gene encoding 4-(cytidine 5'-diphospho)-2-C-methyl-D-erythritol kinase — encoded protein: MDTVHEFAPAKINLFLEVTGRRPDGYHELDTLFAKLNYGDRLEISAGPDLCGVELELTNKSGCELPGGGDNLAVKAATAYLTEFGIADGVRLRLEKHIPTGAGLGGGSSDAGAVLRGLDRLYGGEGLPNLPRLTQLGARLGADVPVFIRPEPFWRGRGIGDLLEPVPVKTVMPHVVLVYPGEGVSTAAAYKRLRPGSPDEILTNCRSLNKMVDSLGEGETLPGWKSLLYNRLEKAVLPVWTSVAEVKSELESLGADAVLMSGSGATVFALSDRGELAGEIALRARKPGRRVIKTAFLRRGSNGDYGDQNTSDERG